Proteins encoded together in one Leisingera methylohalidivorans DSM 14336 window:
- a CDS encoding recombinase family protein, whose translation MPFIGYARVSTDDQSTAAQAEELRAAGCVRVHEEQASGGDRARPVLNRLYDRLGPGDTLVVIRLDRLARSLSHLLEMIEGLEAKGAHFKSLRDPVDTSSPQGKFTLQVLGAAAELERALIRERTMAGLKSARAKGRIGGNPGLRSKDAAAIRKVQAARDEALFRRLEDTAQDWVPEVRRLRPDMPWEDVARIVNARLPADAEPWSRERLIRAAKRYVREGLLEGRVLERARRRDPDDRLLAVVAAIAGSAPDITLKQVADRLETMRERTPRGRTKWSVSSVKMLMDRARARGLLGTACSEEGGSETPDDSLP comes from the coding sequence ATGCCCTTTATCGGCTATGCCCGTGTCTCCACGGATGACCAGTCCACCGCCGCCCAGGCCGAGGAGCTCCGGGCGGCGGGCTGTGTCCGGGTGCATGAGGAACAGGCCTCCGGCGGCGACCGGGCACGACCGGTTCTGAACCGGCTCTATGACAGGCTTGGCCCGGGTGACACTCTGGTTGTCATCCGGCTGGACCGGCTTGCGCGCTCGCTCTCGCATCTGCTGGAGATGATCGAAGGGCTGGAGGCCAAGGGCGCCCATTTCAAGTCCTTGCGCGATCCGGTCGACACCTCCAGCCCGCAAGGGAAATTCACCCTTCAGGTTCTGGGTGCCGCTGCCGAACTGGAGCGCGCCCTGATCCGGGAGCGCACCATGGCCGGTCTGAAATCGGCGCGGGCAAAGGGCCGGATCGGCGGCAACCCCGGACTGCGCAGCAAGGACGCTGCAGCGATCCGGAAAGTGCAGGCTGCCCGCGATGAAGCCCTGTTCCGGCGGCTTGAAGACACTGCTCAGGACTGGGTGCCCGAGGTGCGGCGGCTGCGGCCGGATATGCCCTGGGAGGATGTGGCCCGCATCGTCAATGCCCGGCTTCCCGCTGACGCTGAACCCTGGTCGCGGGAACGGCTGATCCGCGCCGCTAAGCGCTATGTCCGCGAAGGTTTGCTGGAAGGCCGGGTTTTGGAGCGCGCCAGGCGCAGGGATCCGGACGACAGGCTGCTGGCGGTTGTCGCCGCAATCGCAGGCTCTGCCCCGGATATCACCCTCAAGCAGGTCGCGGACCGGCTCGAAACCATGCGTGAGCGGACCCCGCGCGGGCGGACAAAATGGTCTGTGTCTTCCGTCAAGATGCTGATGGACCGCGCCAGGGCACGGGGCCTGCTGGGGACGGCTTGTTCCGAAGAAGGCGGTTCCGAAACACCGGATGACAGCCTGCCTTAG
- the repC gene encoding plasmid replication protein RepC, translated as MRGAASLNSKPSEHQSQSGFCARPVNFTVPFHDIAQLTARALRRKLGLEELQQIHHQLAASLGEASTLLEPDQAEKMGSSDAQTEQHYQNSIKDSYESEQGVKPAHASDTESKDDAGYAENPPAGRSVTRETPPPSPKAPAPSGPSLSLRLILSSCGEIHGYADGPVRHWPDLLRAADTVRPMMGISSAVQEEAKRATGAAEASVVISAMLERFGEIRCPSAYLRHLSAKATSGHFSSGPMVMALARQEAA; from the coding sequence ATGCGTGGCGCGGCATCGCTCAACTCGAAGCCGTCTGAACATCAAAGCCAGTCCGGATTCTGCGCCAGGCCGGTTAACTTTACGGTGCCGTTCCACGATATCGCTCAGCTCACGGCCCGCGCTCTCCGCCGCAAGCTGGGGCTTGAGGAACTTCAGCAAATCCACCATCAGCTTGCCGCCAGTCTTGGAGAAGCAAGCACCCTGCTCGAACCGGATCAGGCAGAGAAAATGGGCAGCAGTGACGCTCAAACTGAGCAGCACTATCAGAACTCAATTAAAGACTCTTACGAATCTGAACAGGGCGTTAAGCCAGCGCACGCATCGGATACGGAATCGAAAGACGACGCCGGTTATGCTGAGAACCCCCCAGCAGGAAGATCCGTCACCCGTGAAACTCCACCCCCGTCACCGAAGGCCCCTGCTCCCAGCGGACCAAGCCTTTCCCTCCGCCTCATCCTCTCGTCCTGCGGCGAGATCCACGGCTACGCCGATGGCCCTGTCCGCCACTGGCCCGATCTTTTGCGCGCTGCAGATACCGTGCGCCCGATGATGGGCATTTCATCTGCTGTTCAGGAAGAAGCCAAACGCGCCACGGGTGCTGCCGAGGCATCAGTCGTGATTTCTGCCATGCTTGAGCGTTTTGGCGAAATCCGGTGTCCCAGTGCGTATCTGCGGCACCTCAGCGCTAAAGCTACTTCAGGGCATTTTTCAAGCGGACCGATGGTGATGGCTTTGGCCCGCCAGGAAGCGGCATAG
- a CDS encoding IS6 family transposase: MTDVRLYRRHRFPPDVIAHAVWLYFRFPLSLRMVEDLLAERGIIVSHQTVRAWAEKFGREFSKTIRRRSAGKFGGKWHLDEVVISIGGCKHWLWRAVDQEGFVLDVLVQARRGRQAAIRLMRKLLSRQGLPPRVLITDKLRSYPAAKREIMPGVEHRSHKGLINRAENSHQPGRRRECVMKRFKSPRQLQRFVSIHDAIANLFHLPRHEMTSEDFRELRAAAMDAWRGIAQLEAV; the protein is encoded by the coding sequence ATGACCGATGTCCGCCTCTATCGCCGCCACCGTTTCCCGCCTGACGTGATTGCCCATGCGGTCTGGCTGTATTTCCGGTTTCCCCTGAGCCTGCGCATGGTCGAAGACCTTCTGGCTGAGCGCGGGATCATCGTATCCCATCAGACGGTGCGGGCGTGGGCCGAAAAATTCGGGCGGGAATTCTCGAAAACGATCCGTCGCCGGTCGGCTGGCAAATTTGGCGGCAAATGGCATCTGGATGAAGTTGTCATCTCGATCGGCGGCTGCAAGCACTGGCTTTGGCGGGCCGTTGATCAGGAGGGATTCGTGCTGGATGTGCTGGTTCAAGCCCGCCGCGGCCGGCAGGCCGCCATTCGGCTGATGCGGAAGCTGTTGTCCCGGCAGGGCCTTCCGCCGCGGGTTTTGATCACCGACAAACTTCGTTCTTATCCGGCAGCAAAGCGCGAGATCATGCCGGGGGTTGAGCATCGCTCGCACAAGGGCTTGATTAACCGGGCTGAAAACTCACACCAACCGGGCCGAAGGCGCGAGTGCGTCATGAAGCGCTTCAAGTCACCGCGCCAATTGCAGCGCTTCGTCTCCATTCATGACGCGATTGCAAACCTGTTTCACCTGCCGCGCCACGAGATGACATCCGAAGACTTTCGCGAACTCCGCGCCGCCGCCATGGATGCGTGGCGCGGCATCGCTCAACTCGAAGCCGTCTGA
- a CDS encoding caspase family protein — protein sequence MRGLMIWVRLMVLAVAAVCWGGRVLAEERLALVIGNSAYGAVQPLDNPVRDARLIAETLEGLGFDVTLAADARQIEMKRAIGQFGRKLRGAGEDATGLFYYAGHGVQSFGSNYLLPVDVALADAADLDLMAVEAQSVLRQMASARNRTNLVILDACRNNPFKDIADLNETGLAEMKAPTGTFLAYATAPGGVALDGEGENSPFTEALAREITVPGRPVEQVFKQVRRAVLDLSGGGQTPWDTSSLVSDFVFVPAEPEEVMSAAELQEAQFWQSVQASRDAMQIMLYLRGYGDGKYADEARGLLSELMAEELQGGAPVAAAPDAAAPAAESAPAAADAETAMFQAARDDGSKAAYEAYLMAYPEGRFAVIAAAEAAAMKAGGSQDPAAGGEAVAAAPQPDPAPPALAEAGPVTYASPIQSEMPQIAGLTLAEAVTRSPVFPPIEGLPESYWKDQSCSACHQWTRERLCTQGNTYLSLNMQRSLGKQHPFGGGLKQTLKSWAAGGCQ from the coding sequence GTGCGTGGTTTGATGATCTGGGTCCGGCTGATGGTGCTGGCTGTTGCGGCGGTTTGCTGGGGGGGCAGGGTGCTGGCCGAAGAACGGCTGGCGCTGGTGATCGGCAATTCGGCTTACGGTGCGGTGCAGCCGCTGGACAATCCGGTGCGCGACGCCCGGCTGATAGCAGAGACGCTGGAGGGTCTGGGCTTTGATGTGACGCTTGCCGCGGATGCCAGGCAGATTGAAATGAAGCGCGCCATCGGCCAGTTCGGACGCAAGCTGCGCGGCGCCGGAGAGGATGCAACCGGTCTGTTCTACTATGCCGGCCACGGGGTGCAGAGCTTTGGCAGCAACTATCTGCTGCCGGTGGATGTGGCGCTGGCGGATGCGGCCGACCTGGATCTGATGGCGGTGGAGGCGCAGTCGGTTCTGCGGCAGATGGCCTCGGCCAGGAACCGCACCAATCTTGTGATTCTGGACGCCTGCCGCAACAACCCGTTCAAAGACATTGCCGACCTGAATGAAACCGGCCTGGCGGAGATGAAGGCGCCGACCGGCACCTTTCTGGCCTATGCCACGGCACCGGGCGGTGTGGCGCTGGACGGGGAGGGGGAGAACAGCCCCTTCACCGAGGCGCTGGCGCGCGAGATCACGGTGCCGGGGCGGCCTGTGGAACAGGTGTTCAAGCAGGTGCGCCGGGCGGTTCTGGACCTGAGCGGCGGCGGCCAGACGCCGTGGGACACCTCCTCGCTGGTGAGTGATTTTGTCTTCGTGCCGGCCGAGCCTGAAGAGGTGATGAGCGCCGCGGAGCTGCAGGAGGCGCAATTCTGGCAGTCGGTTCAGGCGTCGCGGGACGCGATGCAGATCATGCTGTACCTGCGCGGCTACGGCGATGGTAAATACGCCGATGAGGCGCGGGGGCTGCTGTCTGAACTGATGGCGGAAGAATTGCAGGGCGGTGCGCCGGTTGCGGCGGCCCCGGATGCGGCAGCGCCGGCGGCGGAGTCCGCACCGGCCGCTGCGGATGCGGAAACGGCGATGTTCCAGGCCGCCCGGGACGATGGCAGCAAGGCGGCCTATGAGGCCTATCTGATGGCCTATCCGGAGGGGCGGTTTGCCGTGATAGCGGCGGCGGAAGCGGCGGCGATGAAAGCCGGCGGAAGCCAGGACCCGGCGGCCGGCGGTGAGGCGGTAGCGGCGGCGCCGCAGCCTGATCCCGCGCCGCCCGCGCTGGCGGAGGCGGGGCCGGTCACCTATGCCAGCCCGATTCAATCGGAGATGCCGCAGATTGCCGGGCTGACCCTGGCCGAGGCGGTGACCCGCTCCCCCGTATTTCCGCCCATTGAGGGCCTGCCGGAGAGCTATTGGAAGGATCAATCCTGCAGTGCCTGCCACCAGTGGACGCGGGAACGGCTCTGCACCCAGGGCAACACCTATCTCAGCCTCAACATGCAGCGCTCGCTGGGCAAGCAGCACCCGTTTGGCGGGGGGTTGAAACAGACGCTGAAGAGCTGGGCGGCGGGCGGTTGCCAGTAA
- a CDS encoding OmpA family protein, whose protein sequence is MIRITLSFLTVFFLLIRPALAAGPFEHGWQLNPDSSAIRFISIKKGSIAESSRFAAFSGSISEQGEAKIHIALDSVDTSIDLRNVRMRFLFFETFTYPEAVITARIDPAQIADLAAVQRKQIELPVTVSLHGVTADLTVPVAVTLLGTDRVAVATVQPVILKLEAFKLNPGREKLEEAAGVTITPVGLVSMDLMFDRTAPGSASVPAGTAAAGAATALESSGDFSREACAGRFEILSQGRSVNFAPSTARLDASSRDFLNSLSDIIRRCPGMVVEIGGHTDSQGKSAWNMQLSEKRAAAVNGYLQETGIPAARLVAVGYGETTPLVPNNTAQNRAKNRRIEFKILN, encoded by the coding sequence ATGATACGTATAACACTTTCATTTTTAACAGTTTTCTTCCTTCTCATCCGCCCAGCCCTGGCCGCCGGCCCGTTTGAGCACGGCTGGCAGCTCAATCCCGATTCCTCCGCCATCCGCTTTATCTCGATCAAAAAGGGCAGCATTGCGGAATCCAGCCGCTTTGCCGCCTTCTCCGGCAGCATCTCCGAGCAGGGCGAGGCCAAGATCCACATCGCGCTCGATTCCGTCGATACTTCTATCGACCTGCGCAACGTGCGGATGCGGTTCCTGTTCTTTGAGACCTTCACCTACCCCGAGGCGGTGATCACCGCCCGGATCGACCCGGCGCAGATCGCCGATCTTGCTGCAGTGCAGCGAAAACAGATCGAGCTGCCGGTCACCGTGTCGCTGCATGGGGTCACGGCAGATCTGACCGTTCCGGTAGCGGTAACACTGCTCGGCACCGACCGCGTCGCCGTTGCCACCGTGCAGCCGGTCATCCTCAAGCTTGAGGCGTTCAAGCTGAACCCCGGCCGCGAAAAGCTGGAGGAAGCCGCAGGCGTCACCATTACCCCTGTCGGGCTGGTCAGCATGGATCTGATGTTTGACCGCACCGCCCCGGGCAGCGCATCTGTCCCCGCGGGGACAGCCGCCGCCGGGGCAGCCACTGCGCTGGAATCCAGCGGCGACTTCAGCCGCGAGGCCTGTGCCGGGCGGTTCGAAATCCTGTCGCAAGGCCGCAGCGTGAACTTTGCGCCCTCCACCGCCCGGCTTGATGCCAGTTCCCGCGACTTTCTGAACAGCCTCTCGGATATCATCCGCCGCTGCCCCGGCATGGTGGTCGAGATCGGCGGCCACACCGACAGCCAGGGCAAGTCCGCCTGGAACATGCAGCTGAGCGAAAAACGCGCGGCGGCGGTCAACGGCTATCTGCAGGAAACGGGCATTCCGGCCGCGCGGCTGGTGGCCGTTGGGTACGGTGAAACCACTCCTCTGGTGCCCAACAACACGGCGCAGAACCGGGCTAAGAACCGGCGGATTGAGTTCAAGATCCTGAACTGA
- a CDS encoding ParB/RepB/Spo0J family partition protein, producing the protein MSKRRVFDIDFPSEPQVFPAGTAAKKPDEKPADARRGPMATAISENADALRARAEAEQDIRAENDRLAHEFVRLKKLGLVVDRIPLGMITMKKLIRDRKDERDPELDELKESIKAVGLSNPIRVEAKENGQYELIQGYRRMRAYFELLSETGDKSYAHIPAGLVAKGDSLQSLYRRMVDENLVRRDISFAEMAQLALRYAEDTGTGAETIEDAVNDLYASAGRQKRIYIRHFAQVLKAVGDDLKFAEAIPRALGLDLKKRLEADAMNAQVLRDTLARVQPSGEEAELDVLRSFAEGKRKNAPRAPSSPRPGVAKTTLRCTVPAGTVRCQARDGKIEMAMERDFSEIDRHKLEDAIAAFFEALEQED; encoded by the coding sequence ATGAGCAAACGCAGAGTCTTCGACATCGACTTCCCGTCTGAGCCACAGGTTTTCCCCGCGGGGACAGCCGCCAAAAAACCGGATGAAAAACCGGCGGATGCGCGGCGCGGTCCGATGGCCACGGCGATTTCGGAAAACGCCGACGCGTTGCGTGCCCGGGCTGAAGCCGAGCAGGACATCCGCGCCGAGAACGACCGGCTGGCGCATGAATTTGTCCGGCTGAAAAAGCTGGGCCTGGTGGTCGACCGGATCCCGCTTGGCATGATCACCATGAAAAAGCTGATCCGCGACCGCAAGGATGAGCGTGATCCCGAGCTGGACGAGCTGAAAGAGTCGATCAAGGCGGTTGGCCTGTCCAACCCGATCCGGGTCGAGGCCAAGGAAAACGGCCAGTACGAGCTGATCCAGGGCTACCGCCGGATGCGGGCCTATTTCGAACTGCTGAGCGAGACCGGCGACAAGAGCTATGCCCATATCCCCGCGGGTTTGGTGGCCAAGGGCGACAGCCTGCAAAGCCTGTACCGCCGGATGGTGGACGAGAACCTGGTGCGCCGCGACATCTCATTCGCCGAGATGGCCCAGCTGGCGCTGCGCTATGCCGAGGACACCGGCACCGGGGCCGAGACCATCGAAGATGCGGTCAACGACCTTTACGCCTCTGCCGGCCGGCAGAAGCGGATCTACATCCGCCATTTCGCGCAGGTGCTGAAGGCGGTCGGCGACGATCTGAAATTCGCCGAGGCGATCCCGCGGGCGCTGGGGCTGGACCTGAAAAAGCGGCTGGAGGCGGATGCGATGAACGCGCAGGTGCTGCGCGATACGCTGGCGCGGGTGCAGCCCTCGGGCGAAGAGGCCGAGCTGGACGTGCTGCGCAGCTTTGCCGAGGGCAAGCGCAAGAACGCCCCCCGCGCGCCGTCGTCGCCGCGTCCCGGTGTCGCCAAAACCACCTTGCGCTGCACTGTCCCCGCGGGGACAGTCCGCTGCCAGGCCCGCGACGGCAAGATCGAGATGGCGATGGAACGCGACTTCTCAGAGATCGACCGGCACAAGCTGGAAGACGCCATTGCCGCCTTCTTCGAGGCTTTGGAACAGGAAGACTGA
- a CDS encoding AAA family ATPase has product MFTHEDLSKMQAQSLKMQSWIRQQTFSPEMEKTLRRFSSWEVAELIFRVNQSTLRGRLSADPSLPQGHVEEDGRQRWYSLEEINELRRRIKINRKSLLPKRPAGKRALRVAISNFKGGAGKSTVALHFAHAAALDGYRVLCVDFDPQATLSHSMGLSDVTEDYTVWGIMARDLVRETERMNAVASGAESGTALPRRQLPDAITGMGLQDLRVSDFVKPTSWPTIDIIPSCANAAFVEFASAQYRHLNPEWSFFAAVSRYLDQLPAEDYDLMIFDCPPAIGYQSMNAVFAADMLYIPSGPGYWEYDSTTSFIGQLSEALEDLSAFNGVVPAGTFALPKVFQDVRFLLTRYESGNDLHRAMRSAFMKVFEGRMTEHPIEMTRAVEQSGRFLSSIYEIDYRDMTRETWRRARASFDQAYDEFKAYAVEAWEKLEDEA; this is encoded by the coding sequence ATGTTTACGCACGAAGACCTGTCCAAAATGCAGGCCCAATCTCTCAAGATGCAAAGCTGGATCCGCCAGCAGACCTTCTCCCCCGAAATGGAAAAGACCCTGCGCCGGTTCTCCTCCTGGGAAGTGGCCGAGCTGATTTTCCGGGTCAACCAGTCGACCCTGCGGGGACGGCTGTCGGCGGACCCCTCGCTGCCCCAGGGCCATGTCGAGGAGGACGGCCGCCAGCGCTGGTATTCGCTGGAGGAAATCAACGAGCTGCGCCGCCGCATCAAGATCAACCGCAAATCCCTGCTGCCCAAACGCCCCGCAGGGAAACGGGCACTGCGGGTGGCGATCTCCAACTTCAAAGGCGGCGCCGGCAAATCCACCGTGGCGCTGCATTTCGCACATGCTGCGGCGCTGGACGGCTACCGGGTGCTCTGTGTCGACTTCGACCCGCAGGCGACCCTGTCCCACTCCATGGGCCTTAGCGATGTCACCGAGGATTACACCGTCTGGGGCATCATGGCGCGCGACCTGGTGCGCGAGACCGAACGGATGAACGCCGTGGCCAGCGGCGCCGAGTCCGGCACCGCCCTGCCCCGGCGCCAGCTGCCCGATGCGATCACCGGCATGGGGCTGCAGGACCTGCGGGTCAGCGACTTTGTCAAACCGACCAGCTGGCCGACCATCGACATCATCCCCTCCTGCGCCAATGCGGCCTTTGTCGAATTCGCCTCGGCCCAGTACCGCCACCTGAACCCGGAATGGTCGTTCTTCGCCGCGGTCTCCCGCTACCTCGACCAGCTGCCCGCGGAAGATTACGACCTGATGATTTTCGACTGCCCCCCCGCGATCGGCTACCAGTCGATGAACGCGGTCTTTGCCGCCGACATGCTCTATATCCCGTCCGGCCCCGGCTATTGGGAATATGACTCCACCACCTCCTTCATCGGCCAGCTGTCCGAGGCGCTGGAAGATCTGTCGGCCTTTAACGGCGTTGTCCCCGCGGGGACATTTGCGCTGCCCAAAGTGTTCCAGGATGTCCGCTTCCTCCTCACCCGTTACGAAAGCGGTAACGATTTGCACCGTGCGATGCGTTCGGCATTTATGAAGGTGTTTGAGGGTAGAATGACCGAACACCCGATCGAGATGACCCGCGCAGTCGAACAATCGGGGCGGTTCCTGAGTTCCATCTATGAAATCGACTACCGGGATATGACCCGCGAAACCTGGCGGCGCGCGCGCGCCTCCTTCGATCAGGCTTATGACGAATTCAAAGCCTACGCGGTGGAAGCCTGGGAGAAACTGGAGGATGAGGCATGA
- a CDS encoding DnaA N-terminal domain-containing protein, producing MLAKRPAGRNASALKYDILTAMGAYALGQGKGAQKLVLRFMTLMTARYNWQRDELAVGQREIARLWDVDERTVKREMAKLRGWGWLVVKRQGARGRVTEYGIDLERLLADTRERWAAVGPDFEHRMQNNDEPAPNVVPLRPGAAPPAPDVSDGSEWSLAKAVLHAEDPANYASWIQGLEKAGRAGGRLVLKAPSRFHANYVMAHLMPRLLAACRDVDGDVAAIVVEA from the coding sequence ATGCTTGCCAAACGGCCTGCGGGGCGCAATGCCTCTGCGTTGAAGTATGACATCCTCACAGCGATGGGGGCATATGCGCTTGGCCAGGGCAAGGGGGCGCAGAAGCTGGTGCTGCGGTTCATGACATTGATGACCGCGCGCTACAACTGGCAGCGCGATGAGCTGGCAGTGGGCCAGCGCGAGATTGCCCGGCTGTGGGATGTCGATGAACGCACGGTGAAGCGCGAGATGGCCAAGCTGCGGGGCTGGGGCTGGCTGGTGGTGAAACGCCAGGGCGCGCGCGGCCGGGTCACTGAATACGGGATCGATCTGGAGCGGCTGCTGGCGGACACCCGGGAACGCTGGGCGGCTGTGGGCCCGGATTTCGAACACCGGATGCAGAACAATGACGAGCCTGCGCCCAATGTGGTGCCCTTGCGCCCCGGAGCGGCACCGCCTGCGCCGGATGTCTCGGACGGCAGCGAGTGGAGCCTGGCCAAGGCAGTGCTGCATGCGGAGGACCCGGCGAATTATGCGTCGTGGATTCAAGGGCTGGAAAAGGCCGGGCGGGCAGGGGGCCGGTTGGTGCTGAAGGCGCCGAGCCGGTTCCATGCCAATTATGTGATGGCGCATCTGATGCCGCGCCTGCTGGCCGCCTGCCGGGATGTGGACGGCGATGTGGCGGCGATTGTGGTGGAGGCGTGA
- the tviB gene encoding Vi polysaccharide biosynthesis UDP-N-acetylglucosamine C-6 dehydrogenase TviB: MSGVQDKICVIGLGYVGLPLAAAFGRHRPVLGFDIDPGRIAELRRGEDRTRELGRPELAAAEYLSFTSDPAAIADCSIYIITVPTPVDASHRPDLSPLLAASAIVGGVLQPGDLVIYESTVYPGATEEDCVPLLETRSGLVFNKDFFAGYSPERINPGDKARRLADIVKVTSGSTPEVAERVDALYREVVTAGTHKAASIRVAEAAKVIENSQRDINIALVNELAKIFNRMGIDTEAVLEAAGTKWNFLPFRPGLVGGHCIGVDPYYLTHKAEQLGYHPEILLAGRRLNDGMGAYVAGEMVKAMLKRGLPVAGARVLVMGLTFKENCPDLRNTRVIDVVRSLEEYGAAVDVYDPHADPEEAQAEYGIPLVAAPGQGAYAGVVLAVAHSEFREMGAAAVRGLGTEGALIYDLKYVLAPDQADLRL; this comes from the coding sequence ATGAGCGGCGTGCAGGACAAAATCTGTGTCATTGGCCTTGGCTATGTGGGGCTGCCGCTGGCAGCGGCCTTCGGGCGGCACCGGCCGGTGCTGGGGTTCGACATTGACCCTGGCCGTATTGCCGAGCTGCGCCGGGGCGAGGACCGCACCCGCGAACTGGGCCGGCCGGAGCTGGCGGCGGCGGAATATCTGAGCTTCACCTCGGACCCGGCCGCGATCGCGGATTGCTCGATCTATATTATCACCGTGCCGACGCCGGTGGATGCCAGCCACCGGCCGGATCTGAGCCCGCTTCTGGCGGCCTCGGCCATTGTCGGCGGGGTGCTGCAACCGGGCGATCTGGTGATCTATGAATCCACCGTCTATCCCGGCGCCACCGAGGAAGACTGCGTGCCTCTTCTGGAAACGCGCTCGGGGCTGGTGTTCAACAAGGATTTCTTTGCCGGCTACTCACCGGAGCGGATCAACCCCGGCGACAAGGCGCGGCGGCTGGCGGATATCGTCAAGGTCACGTCCGGCTCGACGCCGGAGGTGGCGGAACGGGTCGATGCGCTCTACCGCGAGGTGGTGACGGCGGGCACCCACAAGGCGGCAAGCATCCGGGTGGCCGAAGCGGCCAAGGTGATCGAGAACAGCCAGCGGGATATCAACATCGCGCTGGTCAATGAGCTGGCGAAGATCTTCAACCGGATGGGGATCGACACCGAGGCGGTGCTGGAAGCGGCTGGAACCAAATGGAATTTCCTGCCGTTCCGCCCCGGACTGGTGGGCGGGCACTGCATCGGGGTGGATCCCTATTACCTGACCCACAAGGCGGAGCAGCTGGGCTATCACCCGGAGATCCTGCTGGCCGGGCGGCGGCTGAATGACGGCATGGGCGCCTATGTGGCGGGCGAGATGGTCAAGGCGATGCTGAAACGCGGCTTGCCGGTCGCGGGTGCGCGGGTGCTGGTGATGGGGCTGACGTTCAAGGAGAACTGCCCGGACCTGCGCAATACGCGGGTGATTGATGTGGTGCGCAGCCTGGAGGAATACGGCGCGGCGGTGGATGTGTATGATCCCCATGCCGACCCGGAGGAAGCGCAGGCGGAATACGGCATTCCGCTGGTGGCGGCGCCGGGGCAGGGGGCCTATGCCGGGGTTGTTCTGGCGGTTGCGCATTCGGAGTTCCGGGAGATGGGCGCAGCAGCGGTCCGCGGCCTGGGGACTGAGGGCGCGCTGATTTATGATCTGAAATATGTGCTGGCGCCGGATCAGGCCGATTTGCGGCTTTGA
- a CDS encoding GFA family protein, with protein sequence MSYVLEGRCLCGAVKIRVKGQHDPRAGACHCRMCQRWTGGLFLCFEAAAEAVTVEGPVTRYQSTAFAERAFCSTCGSQLWMRDVDKENAPYDLMPGLFDAALTWPLRSEIYADRAMAAVRLEGDHKRITRDQYEAQNPFIDGDV encoded by the coding sequence ATGAGTTACGTTCTGGAAGGCCGCTGCCTGTGCGGCGCAGTGAAGATCCGTGTGAAGGGGCAGCACGATCCCCGCGCCGGCGCCTGTCATTGCCGGATGTGCCAGCGCTGGACCGGCGGGCTTTTCTTATGTTTCGAGGCCGCGGCAGAGGCGGTGACGGTTGAGGGGCCGGTGACCCGCTATCAATCCACCGCCTTTGCCGAACGGGCGTTCTGCAGCACCTGCGGGTCGCAGCTGTGGATGCGGGATGTGGACAAGGAAAACGCGCCCTATGACCTGATGCCGGGGCTGTTTGACGCGGCGCTGACCTGGCCGCTCAGGTCGGAGATCTATGCCGACCGGGCAATGGCCGCCGTGCGGCTGGAAGGCGATCACAAGCGGATCACCCGGGACCAGTATGAAGCGCAGAACCCGTTTATTGACGGCGATGTCTGA